One Arachis hypogaea cultivar Tifrunner chromosome 18, arahy.Tifrunner.gnm2.J5K5, whole genome shotgun sequence genomic window, CTctcctaaaaaatttaaaataaaaaaatttaaatatattaccaattgTTAAAATTGCATATTTAAGTTTGTCAcgaatttaacaaaattaaacttaaacagagggaattcaatttcattatgtgctccatttcaaaaattttcgggcagacgtaaaaagcatggaggggatggaacttgaacttggTCTACAAAGTTCTGTGAaaacaattcctcaatcaaaaatcgagctcctcccaAGAAAGCTAACTTTAATCACATTCTATTAGGaggttggtcataataggtgagtagatcTAACCATCCTTCGGTAAAGTAGAAATTATTGCCCcttctttgaacgcttacatccatgtagttggaacccgaatcagtgaagacaactcgatgaggtatttcatggatatgatgcattgtaaacgattgtgtcaaaagacaatcgaactggaacattagacgataagaataacttagagtaacacaattaataaattatcaaaagaataatataatagaatgagtatataaaaaatattataaaaaattataaattgtaccttaaaaggattaacttcaataaaaaacgaagaatacattcttattctatgaagtagtaaaaaaaatataaaattatgagttgactcttaaatttagattcatgtaccacagaaaaacactatatatagactttagtaaaataaaaataaatatgtaaattacttattattaatgtaattttttattatatacagtaattacgcattaaatattgatttgatataattataacgaagatatgtttctaaattagtataattatatattattcattaaatattaactataatatattataataaagatatttttataaaataatttaaaatagaaaaaattgcaTTCATTTTGAAGGAAAAACGGAGTTACGAGGgatcgacacgtcacctttattagttgggagaaaacccaattttagtatattaagtagatagataaGTAGATAGATGTGACacgtattttattttctaaaagtcTGTATTATGTGATTTCTACATATCTAatttaaactatttatttttttagagtaaATCAAACTATTTGATTTGCCTGAAATTATCCCCATATGCTGATGGTTAATCACCTATTTGGCAAATATATATGCTAATCACACATTCaacttttagttttattttaacaCGAGTTAAATAATGAAATGATCCACAATGAGAATCAtaccttaataataataataataataataataataataataataataataataacacatcTCTCAATCATGTCATAAGTACATTAAAAAAGAttaatctttcaataatatttgtgaaaatacccaaagtaataattaaaaagaaaattttatgtcATGAATATACATTTAAAATTTGTAgtagtttttaatttatattaaaaaaaattatcattaacTAACAAATTACTGTTATTTATATCCATAAAATAAGATTCGAACTTTCaacatttatttaagtaaattaataagttaattattaaattaatacaaCCTAagtggatttaaaaaaaaaaagataaaaatcgaaaacCTTGACAAGACGGTTTCCTTTAGTATAAACAAGTGGTACATGCGTGAACACCGTAATCCCGAGGATCAAAGTAATTAAAAATTGTATTAAGAAAGAATTCAAACTTTCATTTCAACAGCGCGGACGTTAACACAAAATATAATgaaatatgagataaaatataCACTAGTttcaatatatatgtatatatacattgtagataaattcaataaaattttaatattttatttatattaaaatataaattaatttttaagtgtttttaatatttttaaattatatcaaatatttaaaataatttttttattttaatatataataatatattatttttaaatttattttaaaaatataagaaaagaagaaggttagacaaataataatatttaagtaTTGCTAAACgtatttgaaaactttttttttatcaaatgaaTATTGAACAAATCTTGTATCATAAATGTTTCTAACGTATAAATACAacaaattattgaaatatattcGGAGATGTTACACATTCATGTAACCAAATTGgcccaacataaaaaaaatttaatatcattAAATGAAACGTGAAATACACGCGTCTAACAAAATCGTTCTTGTCCAACGCTTCTTCTCCtccacgcttcttcttcttctttttcttcttcttcttttcacgcTCGTTTACGCAGGGagcgttttcttctttttcgcgttcctccttctcctcattctcctccttttttgcgttccttcttcttcacgtgttttctccttatcgtcattcttttgttattgttgctgctgtattttttttgtcttttcctccttctctctctggtgaagaagcagtagaaggtgaaaaagaagagttttaaatagtgcagaatgaactgaacacagtactcatgataaatcgaacacagtactcatggtgaaccgaacatagtactcatggtgaaccgaacacaatacaattgtatagtactaagtgaacgaaacattatccattatataaaatcaaattcaaacagctttctacagaatgaaccgaacacagtactcatggtgaaacaattgtatagtattgagtgaatgagacataatccattatataaaatcaaattcaaataactctgcctacaatttacatcttatcaattcaattcaattcaattcagtacacctctatccatttaattcaattcaaattagcaattgcattctattcaattcgattcaaaattaaataatccaaactttgtcaatttgattcgtttcagaagagTAATCTAAATCACTCTCCTCCTGTATGTTTACCAAAAAATTATGAACCCCTAAATActgaaccctaaactctaaaccctaaacactaaaatcaGAACCCTGAGGAActctgaacccataaaccctaaatccctaaaatcctaaaacctaaaccctaaaccctgcacCCTAAaacttaaaccctaaaacctaaaccctgaacccaaaccctgaactctgaaccctgaacgctaaaccctaaaccttaaacactgaactctgaaccctaaatgctaaaccctaaaccctaaaccccgaacctgaccgtaaaccctaaactccTAAAATCCTGAACCCTAAATCCTAgacccttaaaccctaaaccctcaaccatgaacacggtgaaccgaaattaatataTGGGGTGAACCGAAAGTTTGAAACACACTGAACCCATGtacactgaaccctgaacccataaaccctaaaccctaaaaccctaaactctGAAActctatcgtcattcttttgttgttgttgctgctgtatttttttgtctttttttccttctctttctggtgaagaagtagtagaaggtgagaaagaagagttttgaatagtgcagaatgaaccgaacacagtactcatggtgaaccaaacacagtactcatggtgaaataattgtatagtactaagtgaacgaaacataatccattatataaaatcaaattcaaataactctgcctacaatttacatattatcaattcaattcaattcaattcagtacacctctgtccatttaattcaattcaaattagcaattgcattccattcaattcgatttaaaattgaataatccaaactttgtcaatttgattcgtttcagaagagTAATCTAAATCACTCTCCTGTATGTTTACCAAAAAATTATGAACCCCTAAAtattgaaccctaaaccctaaacactaaaaccagaaccctgaacactgaacccggaacccataaaccctaaatccctaaaaccctaaaacctaaatcttaaaccctgcaccctaaaacctaaatcctaaactctaaaccctgaaCCCGAACCCTAAACTCTGAACCCTgaacgctaaaccctaaaccctaaacactgaactctgaaccctgaatactaaatcctaaaccctaaattctaaaccatGAATtctaccgtaaaccctaaacccctaaaatcctgaaccctaaaccctagatcCTTAAATCTTAAACCCTCAACCATGAAcatggtgaaccgaaattaatacatgGGGCGAATCGAAAGTTTGAAACACACTAAATCCATATACACTGAACttataaaagaaattatttagttAACAACCATGTAAAAAATACATGGATGCAGAACTTTTCCGAATATATTCTATGCTTCTTAGTTTTCCACACGAGTCAATGTCACAAAACGACTATAGACTTGTCTAATTGAAGCAAAGAATCGTCATTTGTCTATTGCGCAGAGTCCAACTAAGAAGCAAACAACAAGCAACGAAACAACAACTAGCTGTTCAAACATGCTGACCCTTCCATGACACCTATCTATTCTCCCTTTCGGACTTTCCTATTAATTCTCATCAGATTTTTAACTAAAAGAATGAAATAAAGTTATACTATCTGATAGTTATTATCTCACATATGGACATCATTtacaatataaattaaataagagacTATCAATATATGAGTACTAATATCAGATGTAGTCCAAGTAGTCACCGAGCTTAATTTGTTTGTATATTTAATAAGTTTGActagtatatatattatttctaaaaaaaaaaatacaaaaattaaattttttaatatatttttaatttatgttattaagatacatattaattaaatttttgtatttttacgaAATTATGATGATACCAATATTTGTATGCGCAATCACCATTAGTTAAATCCGaatataaaaatacatttttaatgCGCAAACATTACAGAATTTCTGTCATCATGAGAAACACATCACATAGAAGTATAGAACTGATAGAAGTCTTCACCCTTCAAGTCAACTTCGCCACATGTACGATGATAGTGCTATATTAATGCCACCCCATCCTAATATCAATCCCAAATTCCCAATCACATAACCAAGAATCAAGCCAATCTTACCACAAATTACACAACCCAAGATGCTTATTCAATCATTGCTCTCATcacttctacttctacttctaatGTTATGTCTATCTAGTAGTACTGCCAATGTAGTTGCAACGTATCACCGTAGCATAACAAAAACTGTTACAACCACTAACATCAACGTGTGGCCAAAACCAAGAAACCTCACATGGGGCCCACCTCATCAATCCACCCTCCTCCACCCTTCATTCACCATCACCACTACCGTCAACCACCACACCAACAACCACCTCTCTGCCGCAATCAACCGTTACATCAACCTCATCAAAACCGAACACCACCGTCCGCTTGTCCCCATAGCCACAAACCTCACCAAAAACCTCCCTCCGCTTTCCACCCTCACCATCACCATAACCAACCCCTCCGCCCCACTCCACCACGGCGTCGACGAGTCCTACACGCTCTCAATTCCTTGGAATGCCTCGACGGCAACGCTCTCAGCTCCCACAACATGGGGAGCCATGAGAGGCCTGGAGACATTCTCACAGCTGGCATGGGACACTCCCACACGTGTTCCTGTTGGGGTTCACGTGTGGGATGCCCCACTATTCGGTCATCGCGGTGTCATGCTTGACACCGCAAGGAACTACTATCCAGTGAGAGATATCATGAGGACAATTGAGGCCCTGAGCATGAACAAAGTGAATGTGTTCCATTGGCATATAACTGACTCCCAATCTTTCCCTCTTCTTGTGCCATCTGAGCCTGGGTTGGCTGATAAGGGTGCTTATGATAGTGACATGGTGTATTCGCCTGATGATGTTAGAAACATTGTGGAGTTTGGGCTTGACCATGGAGTTCGTGTTCTTCCTGAGATTGATTCACCTGGTTAGTCATCAATTTTACAATTCCGGAAATTTTGTTTATTACTAGCAATTTTTTTCTTCACAATTTTGGATTTTGAGTGATGATTAGGCACAGTATTAACTCCTCATAATATTTATTGTCCTTTTTCTAATTACGATATACCAGTATTATCGGACTAATTAATTTCTCTCGTCCCTTTACACAACTCTGAAAATAGCGAAAAAAGTTCCAAGTTCTAACTAATCGTTGTATTCTACCTAGTTTTGTATACATGTCGTTGTATTTTGTTTCATTGTAATTATTAATGATTAGTGATTTTTCTATTATATCTTGATTGTTTGCATCTTTTTGCGAGCTCAGATTGTGTTGGATTATAGCACTAgtcttatcttgtttgatttctaGAAGATGATTTGCAGAGAAAACAGGCCTAGTAGTTAAACAAATAGAATATTGTTATTGACTTTGAAGATAAAATGTTAAACAAAAAGAACCCCTGGTTCATTTGAAAGGACTTTGATACCGAACAGTTAGGCTAAAAGTTATATCGAATACCAAGTTAGgaattaatattctcaattatattAAAATGAATCTACTCAACCATGTCAAGTGTATATCTTTTACCTAACTTTACCTCCTTAGAACAGGGCAAAGTCCAAATTTGTTAACCAAATAatgtagttttaaatttcaaagaaACGGAAAAATGATtataaattgtaatgattgagACATGGTCTTTTTCAGAGTATTACTGTATTCTGAATTCTCACTGATCTCGCACATAATTCAGCAATAGAAGATAGTGATCAACATAAAAATGAAACATTTGCAGGGCATACAGGATCTTGGGCTTTAGCATACCCTGAAATTGTAACATGTGCTAACATGTTCTGGTTCACCCCGGGATCCCAGATTCTGGCTGCAGAGCCAGGGACAGGGCATTTGAACCCTTTAAACCCAAAGACATACCAAGTTATGAAGAATGTAATCCATGACGTGACCACATTGTTCCCGGAACCTTTTTACCATGCCGGCGCCGATGAGGTAGTGCCAGGTTGTTGGAAAACCGATCCAACCATTCAGAACTACCTATCAAATGGTGGAACTCTTAACCAAATTCTTGAAACATTTGTCAACAACACTCTCCCTTTCATTATGTCTCTCAACCGGACCGTCATTTATTGGGAAGACGTTCTTCTGAGTGATTCAGTCCATGTTTCTTCAACTATTCTCCCTAAGGAGAATGTAATTTTGCAGACATGGAACAACGGACACAAAAACACCAAGAGGATAGTTTCGTCTGGATACAGAGCGATCGTGTCGTCAGCAGACTTCTATTACTTGGATTGTGGTCATGGTGACTTTGTTGGGAACAACAGTGCCTATGACAACCAAACCGGAAGCGATGCGAATAATGGTGGATCCTGGTGTGGACCATTTAAGACATGGCAAACAATATACAACTATGATATAACATATGGGTTGCTTGAAGAAGAAGCAAAGTTGGTTTTGGGTGGGGAAGTGGCATTGTGGTCAGAACAAGCTGATGGTACGGTTGTGGATTCGAGAATTTGGCCCAGAGCTTCTGCAATGGCTGAGACTTTGTGGTCCGGTAACCGCGACGAAAACGGTATGAAGAGGTATGCTGAGGCCACGGATAGGCTCAATGAATGGAGAAGCAGAATGGTAAGTAGAGGCATTGGTGCTGAGCCAATTCAACCACTTTGGTGTGTTAGGAACCCTGGCATGTGCAACACACTTCAACCATTGTAGCTGTgcattttcttcttttgttctgAAACCCAACCTCCCAATATTAAACCATGAAATTAGCCCTCCCAAATGATCATATTGATGACAATTTGGCTCTTAAACAATATGTACTTATGATCCGCAAAATGCCTTTGACAAAATCATGAATGATTTGCgaaatgaaaaatatcttttgagGGTTACAAGGGACTATAAAATTTAGGGGATTATATTGTGTGTGATATGCATTATTCAGTGACCAATTTggcggttttttttttcttgggaaaaaagaaaattcaacaatTCAGAGTAAACATTTATGTTTTGTTACTTTTGATTGGGTGTAGAAGgtcactttttaatttagatatggaAGGAAAAATGGTGTAGGAGGCAATTATGGAGTGTATGGATGCTTTACACAGTTATGGTGTCAAGAGCAAATCGGACCTTCcgatttatgtttaaaaaattaaaaaaatttacagtACACAAATCAGACTGTCCGATTTGTGTTTtagacaattaaaaaaattttaatattaaaatcagaCCATccaatttttgttttcaaaataaaaaatattaaaattacaaaTTGGACCCTCCGATTTTTCCTCCCATATa contains:
- the LOC112772054 gene encoding beta-hexosaminidase 2, with protein sequence MLIQSLLSSLLLLLLMLCLSSSTANVVATYHRSITKTVTTTNINVWPKPRNLTWGPPHQSTLLHPSFTITTTVNHHTNNHLSAAINRYINLIKTEHHRPLVPIATNLTKNLPPLSTLTITITNPSAPLHHGVDESYTLSIPWNASTATLSAPTTWGAMRGLETFSQLAWDTPTRVPVGVHVWDAPLFGHRGVMLDTARNYYPVRDIMRTIEALSMNKVNVFHWHITDSQSFPLLVPSEPGLADKGAYDSDMVYSPDDVRNIVEFGLDHGVRVLPEIDSPGHTGSWALAYPEIVTCANMFWFTPGSQILAAEPGTGHLNPLNPKTYQVMKNVIHDVTTLFPEPFYHAGADEVVPGCWKTDPTIQNYLSNGGTLNQILETFVNNTLPFIMSLNRTVIYWEDVLLSDSVHVSSTILPKENVILQTWNNGHKNTKRIVSSGYRAIVSSADFYYLDCGHGDFVGNNSAYDNQTGSDANNGGSWCGPFKTWQTIYNYDITYGLLEEEAKLVLGGEVALWSEQADGTVVDSRIWPRASAMAETLWSGNRDENGMKRYAEATDRLNEWRSRMVSRGIGAEPIQPLWCVRNPGMCNTLQPL